The genomic window TTTACCCTTGATCCGAATAAAGAGGACGTGCACATGAACGTCGAATCGTATCTGATTGAGAACGCTGGACGCGAATTCGGGGGCAAACTCCACACTGCCCGTTCTCGCAACGATCAAGTACTTGTGGATGCACACCTCTACATCCGCGATGAGATTCTCAATATCCAACGTGGACTCTCTGCACTCTGCGATGCCTTCCTACAAATTGCGAAAGAACATACTGACACTGTCATGCCGGGTTATACGCACACACAACACGCGCAGCCGATTAGTCTCGGTTTCTGGGCGACGGCTTATGTGAGTATGTTCCTACGGGATCAGAAACGTCTACAGTCTGCATACACACTCGCCAATATGAATCCGCTCGGTGCTTGTGCTTTGGCTGGCACAACCTTCCCTATTGACCGAGAACTGACAACAAAACTGCTCGGTTTCGACGCGCCACACGAACACGCACTTGATGTTATCAGCAGTCGGGATTTTATTGCAGAGGTGCTTTTCGCGTTATCGCTCGTGATGGCGAATCTCTCACGGATTAGCGAGGAGTTGGTCTATTGGACGACCTACGAATTTGGGATGGCGGTGCTTGACGATGCGTATAGTTTCGGAAGCTCCATCATGCCGCAGAAGAAGAACCCTGACATCGCGGAGCTTACACGAGGTCGTACGGGACGCGTCTATGGGGCATTGCTTGATCTGTTGACAAACCTCAAGGGGTTGCCGATGGGCTACAACCGCGATTTCCAAGAGGATAAGCCGCCGCTGTGGGAGGCTTTTGATGTCGTGAAGGCGTGCCTCGGTCTACTACCAGAACTCCTCAAGACAACGGATTTCAAGACGGAACGGATGGCTGAATTGGCGAATGCGAACTTCGCAACCGCAACGGAGTTGGCGAACTATCTCGTTAAGGAGCATCAGATGAGTTTTCGAGAGTGCCACGAAGTTGTGGGATGGCTTGTCGGCGAATTGGTACACCGAGAAAAAACGTTTGCCGATTGGGAACTAACGCAGGAACTCTTGAGAGAAAAAAATATTGACATACCGATTTCGCGGCTGAAACAGATTTTGGATGCAAAGTTAGCGATTCAGAACAACCAAAGCCTCGGCGGCACGTCCCCCGCGGAAGTTCGTCGGATGATAGATAATTTTGAGGAACAACTCAATAATATTGCGCTGAATATCTATAATTGCCAGACACAGATTGGGGAGGCACACCGAGAAACGCTCCGAATCATTGATGAAGTTTTAAAAGTGCCGGTTTAGATAATAGTGTAAGCGAAGGAATATAAAGGATCAATGCATACAGGTCCGTACACACTACTGCGGGATTTTGCACAGAAGCATCCGAATACCAGATCGGCACTTGATCATTAGTATAGATTGATAAGCGGGAGAAATTTTCGTTCGATTGCAGAATTGCGTGAGGTTTTTCCTCACGCTGATCAAGTTGAGGGTTGGACTGTTTTCAATATCGGAGGGAACAAGGCTCGCCTTATAGCATTCATCCACTATGGGCGGCAAACGGTTTCTATCCATCGTGTGTTGACACACCCCGAATATGATAGATGGAGGCCTTGAGAGAGTGAAATCTATTACTGAAAATGTTAGGAGTAAATTATGGTAACTGAAGAACGCCGTATACCTGACGTATCGCGAGTAGAGTTAACGCACGACCCGCATAGCAATCCGCAATCACTTGCGGCAGCCTTAGAAGTTTTAATTCACGCGGTTGGTGCTTACAAAGACGACAATATCCCGACTGTGACCGAAGATGACTACGAACACCTTGTAATCCTGCTTGGTGACTTAACCGATGTCGTGCGTGAAGACGAAAATCACATTTTCGCGCCATTGATGGAATTTGCTATCCTGCTTATTGAAAAATATGACCATGTACAGATGCCAGAACTGGCTGCGCATATTGAAAACTGTAGAGCACAACAGGTCCCTAACGCGAAATCCGGTCCCACTCACTACTCGGAAGCGCAAGATCCAGAAAACACCAATACTCTTAAACACGGATAAGGAGGCGAAAATTGAGAGACAGGTTGATCGTCGCATTGGATACGGATGATGGTGAGGATATTGATTGGTTATCTGGAACGCTTATTGAAGTAGTCCCATGGGTTAAGATCGGTTTTCAGGCGTTTAGTACCCTTGGAACCGAGGCTTTTCCATGGCTCAGTGCGAGAGGGCATAAAGTTTTTCTTGATTTAAAATTCCACGATATTCCCAACACAGTGGCGCGCGATGTCGGCACGATGACGAAACACGGCGCAAATATGATTAATATGCACGCCTCCGGTGGGCTTGAGATGATGCAAACCGCAAGAAACAGCGCAGATGATGCCGCATACAAAGCAGATATTCCGAGACCTATTCTGCTCGGTGTGACCCTTCTGACGAGTATTGATGAGACCGGATTCCAGCAGAATTTCGGTTCAGAACGGCAACTTACAGACCAAGTCGTCTATCTTGCACAGTCAGCACAAGAAGCCGGATTAGACGGTGTCGTTGCATCGCCCTTGGAAATTGAATCAATTCGGAAAGCGTGCGGCGATAACTTTTTGATTGTGACACCGGGCATTCGACCAGAATGGGCAGAGAGCGGTGATCAACGTCGTATCACTACACCAGCAGAGGCGATTCGACGAGGCGCAGATTACATTGTCGTCGGCAGACCCATTATTGAAGCAGAGGATCCTCTGGAAGCTGCCGAAATGATCCTTGATGAAATGAGAGGGACTTAAAAATATGAACATCGTCTGTATCTGTTTAGACACCTTTCGCGCCGACATTATCGGCGACGGCAAGAAATATAGTCACGTGCAAACGCCTAACCTCGATGCATTGGCATCGGAGAGTGTCCGTTTCACGCGAGCGTTTGGTGAAGGGCAACCGACACTTCAGATCCGTCGTGGCAACTTTACAGGGATGCGGAGTTTTCCGTGGCGGTATAACTTTGATCGGCGTGGACATTGGCACCACGCACCGGGTTGGCATAAAATTCCGCCGGAGCAAGATACGATTGCCGAAGTCCTGCTCGAACGCGGTTACCTCACTGCGCTTATTGCTGATACCTATCACATGTTCAAGCCGACGATGAATTTCTCGCGTGGATTTGCGCATTTCGATTTTATCCGCGGACAGGAATCGGATAACTGGCACAGTGGCGATCCGAGACTGATTGAAGCGCAGCTCCGAGAACATGTCCGTGAACCGATCAATTGGCAGCGACATGCTGGACTCATCAACTACTTGTTGTCGCAACGACATCGCCAATCGGAGGATGATTATAGTTGTGCGCGCGTCTTTCGTGCTGCTTCTGACTGGCTTGAGGATAATCATACTGTCGGTCCATTCTTCTTATGGGTGGATAGTTTCGATCCGCATGAACCGTGGGATCCGCCGAAGTCTTACGCAGACATCTATTTTTCGGACTATTCGGGCAAGGATTTCATTACGCCGGGCGGTGCGAATGAAGGCGATGGTCCTACAGAAGATGAACTCCGCCGCATTGAGGCACTCTATCTCGGGGAGGTTACGTTTGTTGATAAATGGGTCGGCGTGCTACTTGACAAGATAGAACAGTTGAACATCAAGGACGAAACTTTAGTTGTTTTGATGTCCGATCACGGCACACAACTTCGGGATCACGGGAGTTTCGGAAAGGGCGCGAACAAACTGCATCCTTTCAATACGCAACTCAATCTCATGATACGGCATCCGGAAGGACCGAACGACAAAGAGATTTTCGCGTTTGTGCAGAACCACGATTTAATGCCGACGCTTCTAAGTCTGCTTGACGTTCCGTGCGGTTGGACGGATGGTGAGAATATGTGGCAACTCGTTACACAAGAGAAAGCATATCTTCGTCAACGGATTATCACCGGTTGGGCGGGCTTTGCTACGGGCAATGCGCGTGGACGCGTCAGTGTGCGCGATGACCATTGGAACTTCTGTACTTCGGTAGGCTATAACGATGAAAAAGGTGATGAACTCTTTGATATTCGGAACGATCCCGAAGAGAAAGTAAACGTGGCGAGTGAGCATCCGACGGTTCTCGCGGAACGGCGGCGGGACGTTGAGGCGTTGATTGGTCAACCCTTACCGGGACATTTCATTGAGGTCTGTGATCCTGGGCATGCACCGATGACGCGGTGGCTTCAGAAAAAATTGGCTGAGATGTAGAAGTGGCTATCAGCAATCAGCCAATAGCCAAATCATTTGTCATTTACGTTTTTGAATTCCTCCCAATGCCAGAGGAGGATTGTGCCATCGGTACTTCCACTTGCGAGTGTTTTTCCATCTGGGGATAGTAGCAGCATCTGTATTAAATCTGTGTGCCCTGCGTGTGAGGATAACAGTCTGTCCGTGTGGATATCCCACAGTTGGAGTATACCGCTTCCGTCTCCACTAACAAGGATTTTGCCATCCGGCGAAAATAGCAACTGGCTCACTGTTACCCGCGGCTCGACGATATTGGTGCTATTTTGCTTACCGTTTTCTGTATCCCATAAGATGATTTTCCCATTTGCACTCCCACTTGCGAGTGTTTTTCCGTCCGGCGAGAATGCCAGTGCTCGAATCCTGTTGCTATGTGCTTTGAGTGTGAAAAGTTTTGTGCCTGTGTGTGCATCCCACAAATGAACGGCTCCCAAGTTACTACCACCTGCGAGCATTTTTCCGTCGGGTGAAAATGCCAATGTGCGGACGTGAACCGGGTGTCCTTGGATCGTCAGTTGAGGGTGCCGTGTGTCGGCAAAGCCGAAAAATTTCTTAAGGCCTGAGGGTTGCCGCGCAGTGGCATCCCATAAACGGACCACATTATCCTGACCGCCGCTTGCTACGGTTGTGCTGTCAGGAGAGAAAGTGAATCCTGCTCGGAAGGACGATGCACCTGCACCCTTTCGCTTCTCCTTCGGTGGTCCTTTCAGGGTGGCACACACGCGTTTTGCGTTCACATCCGACAACTGTGTTATGTTCCTTTCCCAGTAGTCGTGAGCGACAATTGTTTTACCATCAGGTGAAATCGCCGCAAACCCGTTCTCTATATTCAAGAAGCGAACGGATATTCGGTTTCCTGTGTTGACATCCCAATCTTTCAGTTGAACGCTGTTCCAAGTAAGATGATACACACTTGTAAAAGTGGAACCCGTTTCAGAAAAGACCAGCCCCAACGGATTTCCGAAGTGTCCTGAGCAGGTGAAGCGTTCACTTCCAGTGGTAGTATCCCATACTCGGATGTTACCGTAGCGACTGGCTGTGATAAGCGTTTTTCCGTTCGGCGAAAATGCTAACGCGGAGACTTGATTCTTATGTCCTTTGAGCGTTAGCAGAGGGGTATAATGTCCGAGCGTACCCGATCCGCCCTGTTTTTTGACGGTAGCATCCCACAACCGAATTTTTCCGTCACTACCTCCACTTGCGAGGAGTTTGCCGTTCGGTGAGAAGGTTAACGCGTCAAAGCTGCCTGTAGATGTTTTGAAGATTGCGCGAAAGGTCCCGGTATCCACATTCCACAACCGAATTCTGTTGCCTGTATCACCACTTGCGAGTGTTTTGCTATCGGGTGAAAATGCCAATATCTTAACCGGTAGCGTGTGCTTCTCCAAACTAAACAACGGTTCCCCGGTATTCGCATCCCATATCTGAATCGGATGAATTCCATATTCCGGTGATGAAGCGGTTGCAAGGCGCGTAGCATTCGGTGAGAGTGCTATGACAACTCCGTATCCCAATTTAGAATCCGATTTTGTATCCGTAATAATGGGTTCAGTTGTGTTGGGTCTGAACTTCCATAAACGAATCTGTCTGTTTTGCTCGTTGGCAAGCGTGATTCCATCTGCCGAGACGGAGGAGACTGCATTCGTGATTCTTTTCGGACCTCGGAAGGTTGCGCGAAGCTTGGTTGTGGGTATGTCCCACGTCTGGATGTTTCCTGTATAATCGCTACTCGTCAGTGTTTTTCCGTCTGGAGAGAAGGCTACGGTTTTGATATTTCTCACTTTTTTGTTGAGGCGTGCGATTTCTACGCCGGTGTGCGCATCGTATAACCAAATACCGATACTCG from Candidatus Poribacteria bacterium includes these protein-coding regions:
- the argH gene encoding argininosuccinate lyase; the encoded protein is MGKPEKTLWGGRFSTNLTTETIAFTHSIEADTRLIGYDIWGSQAHAIMLAQQGIISDADLREILRWLRKAETDFQNGDFTLDPNKEDVHMNVESYLIENAGREFGGKLHTARSRNDQVLVDAHLYIRDEILNIQRGLSALCDAFLQIAKEHTDTVMPGYTHTQHAQPISLGFWATAYVSMFLRDQKRLQSAYTLANMNPLGACALAGTTFPIDRELTTKLLGFDAPHEHALDVISSRDFIAEVLFALSLVMANLSRISEELVYWTTYEFGMAVLDDAYSFGSSIMPQKKNPDIAELTRGRTGRVYGALLDLLTNLKGLPMGYNRDFQEDKPPLWEAFDVVKACLGLLPELLKTTDFKTERMAELANANFATATELANYLVKEHQMSFRECHEVVGWLVGELVHREKTFADWELTQELLREKNIDIPISRLKQILDAKLAIQNNQSLGGTSPAEVRRMIDNFEEQLNNIALNIYNCQTQIGEAHRETLRIIDEVLKVPV
- the pyrF gene encoding orotidine-5'-phosphate decarboxylase → MRDRLIVALDTDDGEDIDWLSGTLIEVVPWVKIGFQAFSTLGTEAFPWLSARGHKVFLDLKFHDIPNTVARDVGTMTKHGANMINMHASGGLEMMQTARNSADDAAYKADIPRPILLGVTLLTSIDETGFQQNFGSERQLTDQVVYLAQSAQEAGLDGVVASPLEIESIRKACGDNFLIVTPGIRPEWAESGDQRRITTPAEAIRRGADYIVVGRPIIEAEDPLEAAEMILDEMRGT
- a CDS encoding sulfatase, which produces MNIVCICLDTFRADIIGDGKKYSHVQTPNLDALASESVRFTRAFGEGQPTLQIRRGNFTGMRSFPWRYNFDRRGHWHHAPGWHKIPPEQDTIAEVLLERGYLTALIADTYHMFKPTMNFSRGFAHFDFIRGQESDNWHSGDPRLIEAQLREHVREPINWQRHAGLINYLLSQRHRQSEDDYSCARVFRAASDWLEDNHTVGPFFLWVDSFDPHEPWDPPKSYADIYFSDYSGKDFITPGGANEGDGPTEDELRRIEALYLGEVTFVDKWVGVLLDKIEQLNIKDETLVVLMSDHGTQLRDHGSFGKGANKLHPFNTQLNLMIRHPEGPNDKEIFAFVQNHDLMPTLLSLLDVPCGWTDGENMWQLVTQEKAYLRQRIITGWAGFATGNARGRVSVRDDHWNFCTSVGYNDEKGDELFDIRNDPEEKVNVASEHPTVLAERRRDVEALIGQPLPGHFIEVCDPGHAPMTRWLQKKLAEM
- a CDS encoding WD40 repeat domain-containing protein translates to MKKSRFLLIPLLFMCGVLLLSLLLRWIGSQYLEETPPDSQTQVAAPAYAQWQLPEGATLRIGKGHIRDIKFVPDSTQFVVRTSIGIWLYDAHTGVEIARLNKKVRNIKTVAFSPDGKTLTSSDYTGNIQTWDIPTTKLRATFRGPKRITNAVSSVSADGITLANEQNRQIRLWKFRPNTTEPIITDTKSDSKLGYGVVIALSPNATRLATASSPEYGIHPIQIWDANTGEPLFSLEKHTLPVKILAFSPDSKTLASGDTGNRIRLWNVDTGTFRAIFKTSTGSFDALTFSPNGKLLASGGSDGKIRLWDATVKKQGGSGTLGHYTPLLTLKGHKNQVSALAFSPNGKTLITASRYGNIRVWDTTTGSERFTCSGHFGNPLGLVFSETGSTFTSVYHLTWNSVQLKDWDVNTGNRISVRFLNIENGFAAISPDGKTIVAHDYWERNITQLSDVNAKRVCATLKGPPKEKRKGAGASSFRAGFTFSPDSTTVASGGQDNVVRLWDATARQPSGLKKFFGFADTRHPQLTIQGHPVHVRTLAFSPDGKMLAGGSNLGAVHLWDAHTGTKLFTLKAHSNRIRALAFSPDGKTLASGSANGKIILWDTENGKQNSTNIVEPRVTVSQLLFSPDGKILVSGDGSGILQLWDIHTDRLLSSHAGHTDLIQMLLLSPDGKTLASGSTDGTILLWHWEEFKNVNDK